The Flavobacterium praedii genome window below encodes:
- the menD gene encoding 2-succinyl-5-enolpyruvyl-6-hydroxy-3-cyclohexene-1-carboxylic-acid synthase, producing MVYPKIPLAQSIIQILLAKGITNIIISPGSRNAPLTIGFASNPAFQCYSIADERSAAFFALGIAQQTGKPTVLVCTSGSALLNYYPAFAEAFYSQIPLIVLSADRPQSKIDIGDGQTIRQENVYANHSLYNANLLEAVSDENDLKINEAINTAIDKKGPVHINAPFEEPLYETVSELSVNSFVFASAKIIQEINSQELQEYATLWNKATRKLILVGVNDPESISNKTIEAFANDESVVVMTETTSNVHHASFINNIDTIITPFTAEDFEAFQPEILITFGGMVVSKRIKAFLRKYQPKHHWHIDTLRAYDTFGCLTKHFEVTPNTFFEAFIPLTKIIESDYFSKMNAVKTVRKEKHDIYLSKIPFSDFKVFENVIGTLPQKSQLQISNSSAIRYAQLIPIDPSIEVYCNRGTSGIDGSTSTAIGAAVANVKQTVFITGDIGFLYDSNALWNNYIPKNFKIILINNGGGGIFRILPGHDETPVFNTFFETSHNLTAEHLAKMYGFDYVAANDELSLTNALTCVYSQNENPCILEVFTPTLENNSILLQYFKELV from the coding sequence TAGCCAAAGGGATCACTAATATTATCATTTCACCTGGTTCTCGAAATGCACCACTTACAATAGGTTTTGCCAGTAATCCCGCTTTTCAATGTTACAGTATTGCCGATGAGCGCTCAGCAGCTTTTTTTGCACTGGGAATTGCGCAGCAAACTGGTAAACCTACCGTACTTGTTTGTACTTCGGGATCGGCATTGTTAAACTATTATCCTGCTTTTGCCGAAGCGTTTTACAGTCAGATTCCACTGATTGTACTTTCAGCAGATCGTCCGCAAAGTAAGATAGACATTGGCGATGGGCAAACCATTCGACAGGAAAACGTATATGCCAACCATTCTTTGTATAATGCTAATTTATTGGAAGCAGTTTCAGACGAAAATGATCTTAAAATAAACGAAGCCATCAATACGGCAATCGATAAAAAAGGTCCTGTGCATATCAATGCTCCGTTTGAAGAACCTTTGTATGAAACAGTTTCGGAACTAAGTGTAAACAGTTTCGTTTTCGCTTCCGCTAAAATTATACAGGAAATTAATAGCCAAGAGTTGCAGGAATATGCTACTCTATGGAACAAGGCTACCCGAAAACTGATATTAGTAGGTGTAAACGATCCTGAAAGCATTTCCAATAAGACTATCGAGGCTTTCGCCAATGATGAATCGGTAGTAGTGATGACAGAAACAACATCGAATGTGCATCACGCTAGTTTTATAAATAACATTGATACTATAATAACACCTTTTACAGCGGAAGATTTCGAAGCTTTTCAACCTGAAATTCTTATCACTTTTGGTGGAATGGTAGTATCCAAACGAATCAAGGCTTTTTTGAGAAAATACCAACCCAAACACCATTGGCATATCGATACATTGCGAGCCTATGATACTTTTGGATGCTTGACAAAACATTTTGAGGTAACTCCCAATACTTTTTTCGAGGCTTTTATACCCTTGACAAAAATTATTGAAAGTGATTATTTTTCTAAAATGAATGCGGTTAAAACCGTGCGAAAAGAAAAACACGATATTTATTTGTCCAAAATTCCTTTTTCAGATTTCAAAGTTTTTGAGAACGTGATTGGTACTTTGCCTCAAAAGAGTCAATTGCAAATCAGTAACAGTTCGGCCATACGGTATGCGCAATTAATTCCAATTGATCCTTCAATCGAAGTCTATTGCAATAGAGGTACAAGCGGAATAGACGGAAGTACTTCGACTGCAATTGGTGCAGCTGTCGCAAATGTAAAACAGACTGTATTTATAACCGGAGATATTGGTTTTTTATATGATAGCAATGCACTTTGGAACAATTACATTCCGAAAAATTTTAAAATCATTTTGATTAATAATGGTGGAGGTGGAATTTTTAGAATTTTGCCAGGACACGATGAAACGCCTGTTTTTAATACTTTTTTTGAAACTTCGCATAATTTGACTGCCGAACATTTGGCTAAAATGTATGGATTCGATTATGTTGCGGCCAATGATGAGTTGAGTTTGACTAACGCATTAACATGTGTTTATAGTCAAAATGAAAATCCTTGCATTCTTGAAGTTTTTACCCCAACATTAGAGAATAATTCTATTTTATTGCAGTATTTTAAAGAGTTGGTTTAG
- a CDS encoding DUF2853 family protein — MSARDELILKYAADLKDKCGIVPDMNLLTKVTIGCGPSIYNPDSSTVSGTQKAELVTVKNNFLIKKLGLPDDSALDAGIDAVLEIYGKSNKNKYRAVFYYLLAVHFKKESVFN, encoded by the coding sequence ATGAGTGCAAGAGATGAATTAATTTTAAAGTATGCAGCCGATTTGAAAGACAAATGCGGCATTGTTCCGGATATGAATTTATTGACAAAAGTAACTATTGGTTGTGGACCGTCAATTTATAATCCAGATTCTTCTACAGTTTCAGGAACACAAAAAGCAGAATTGGTTACTGTCAAAAATAATTTTTTAATTAAGAAATTGGGTTTACCTGATGATTCAGCTCTTGATGCAGGTATAGATGCTGTTTTAGAAATATATGGAAAATCAAATAAAAATAAATACAGAGCCGTTTTTTATTATTTATTGGCTGTTCATTTTAAAAAAGAAAGTGTTTTCAATTAG
- a CDS encoding CvfB family protein: MIEIGKYNTLTILRDTKVGLFLGNPEQDPEGVHDILLPNKYVPNEFEIGEELIVFVYLDHEERPVATTLEPYILLNEFALLRVNYTNQIGAFMDWGMEKDILVPFKEQARPMEKGKRYLVYLYMDEKTNRLVASSKLNQFLKNDHLTVEKGEEVELIVSHITELGINVIINELHKGLLYKDEVYDDAIRTGDRMRGYVKNIRPDNKIDVSLQIQGYQSIEPNAEKILDELRASRGFLRLTDNSHPEDIKTVLKMSKKTFKKAIGALYKEKLIEIKEDGIYLVKE; this comes from the coding sequence ATGATTGAAATAGGAAAATACAATACGCTTACTATATTACGGGATACCAAAGTAGGTTTGTTTTTAGGAAACCCAGAGCAAGACCCCGAAGGAGTACACGATATTCTTTTACCCAATAAATATGTTCCAAATGAATTTGAAATAGGCGAGGAGCTTATTGTTTTTGTTTATTTGGATCACGAAGAACGTCCAGTTGCTACAACTTTAGAACCTTATATTTTACTTAATGAATTCGCACTCCTACGTGTGAATTATACCAATCAAATAGGAGCTTTTATGGATTGGGGTATGGAAAAGGATATTCTAGTTCCGTTCAAAGAGCAAGCGCGTCCTATGGAAAAAGGAAAGCGTTATTTGGTATACCTGTATATGGATGAAAAAACAAATCGTTTGGTAGCCTCTAGTAAATTGAATCAATTTTTGAAAAATGATCATCTTACCGTTGAAAAAGGAGAAGAAGTAGAACTAATCGTTTCTCATATAACAGAACTTGGTATCAATGTGATTATCAATGAACTGCACAAAGGGCTTTTGTATAAAGACGAAGTTTATGATGACGCTATTCGTACAGGCGATCGTATGCGAGGATATGTCAAGAATATTAGACCGGATAACAAAATAGATGTTTCGTTGCAAATTCAAGGTTATCAGAGTATAGAGCCCAATGCTGAAAAAATATTAGACGAATTGAGAGCCAGTAGGGGCTTTTTGCGTCTAACAGATAATTCTCATCCCGAAGACATAAAAACGGTTCTTAAAATGAGCAAGAAAACTTTTAAGAAAGCCATTGGTGCTTTGTATAAAGAGAAACTTATCGAGATAAAAGAAGATGGTATTTATTTAGTAAAGGAATAA